The sequence ATCGAGCGACAGGCGGCGGATGAGCGTGATGCGGTCGGCGGGGGGCGCGGGGGCGAGGCCCTCCGCGTCGAGCTTGGCGAGGACGAAGTGGTCGATCGCATTGCGCGCCTGCTCGGGATGTTTGACCTGCGGCGGTTCGGGTTTGACGGGTTCGATGAAGGACCATTGCTTCTCGTACACCGCACCCTGCGCGATCCATGTGCGCAGCGCGATCTTCTGGGCTTCGCTGAGCGGCTTGTGCGTGTCGGCGGGGGGCATCCGGTCGTCGATGTTCGGATTGAAGATGCGACGGACGAGTTCGCTGGCGTTCGCGTCGCCGGGGACGATGGCGATGCGTCCGTCATCGAGTTTGGCGGCAGCGATGTCGGGCTGATCGAGCCGGAGGTTTTTCTTGCGTGCGGAGGAGTCGGGGCCGTGGCACGCGAAGCAGTGCTCGGAGAGGATGGGGCGGATGGTCTGATTGTAGGAAACGCGCTCCGCCGCGGAGGCGGTTGAAACGGCGGCCATCGCGATCAACAGAGGGAATGTCGCGAGCATGGCACGGAATGGCTTGATCCTCATGCCACAATGCTACGATCCGCCCCTTATCGCCCGCAAGGTAATTTCCCGCCCACCTGTGGTATAATCGGCGCATCATGGCGACATCGACCGAGGTTCTTCGTCGCCGGTTCTTCGCCCGATTGTCCGACGCGGGAGCGATCGCGGCGTTGTACGATCACCTGCCGACGGTCTTCTTCTACATCAAGGACGACGCCGGCCGCTTCATGCACATGAACAGGGCGCTGAGGCGGATGCTGGGCGTGACGCAGGATCGGCAGATCATCGGGCGGACGGATTACGACCTGTTTCGGCCGGAGCTGGCGGACCAGTACGTGGCGGAGGATCGCGAGGTCGCAAAGGCGCGGCGGACGATCGCCGATCGTGTCTGGCTCGTGCCGGACGCATCGGGTGTGGTGCGCTGGTTCATGTCGACCAAGACGCCGCTCGTGGATCGAAGCGGCAAGGCGATCGGCATCGCGGGCGTGATGCAGGACATCGCCGGCAGCGGGTCAGTGCTCGGGCCATATCAGCAGTTCGCGGGCGTGATCGCGCACGTGAGCGAGCATTTCGCTTCGACCATTCACATCGCGGACCTGGCGGCGCTGGCGCACCTTTCCGTGAGCCAGTTCGTGCGGCGGTTCAAGGCGCAGTTCGGATTCACCCCGGCGCGCTATGTGCGGCAGGTGCGGATCAACGCGGCTTGCCGCCTGCTCAGCGAGACGCCCATGGGCCTCGAACACATCGCGCAGCGGACGGGCTTTTTCGACGCGAGCCACTTCGTCAAGCTCTTCCGCAAACATCTGGGGCAGACGCCCGAGGCGTACCGCCGTCGATTCGCCGGCCGCAAGAAAGACCGCCGCCGGGCGCACGGATTGTCATGACCAAGCGTTGCCGTTACGCTCGCACGACTGATTCGCATGAACAGATGCATAAGGAAGCGATGATCGTGGCATCCAAAACGCTCAACGTCGGGATGATCGGCTACAACTTCATGGGCAAGGCCCACACGCAGGCATGGCGGAACGCGCCGCTGTACTTCGATCTCGATGCGGCGCCGGTGACGAAAGTCATCTGCGGCCGGTCGCGCGAGCCGCTCGAAACGTTCGCGGATCGGTGGGGATGGCAGGAAACTTCGACGGACTGGCGGCAGGTCGTGGAGCGCGACGACATCGACATCATCGACGTGTCGACGCCGACGGCGACGCATTGCCAGATCGCCATCGCCGCGGCGCAGGCGGGCAAGCATGTGTTCTGCGAAAAGCCGTTCGCCCTGTCGAGCGACGAAGCGCGGCGGATGTACGAGGCGGCGAAAGCGGCGGGGGTCGTGCATTACGTGAATCATAATTACCGTCGATGCCCGGCCGTGATGCTCGCGAAAAAGATGATCGACGACGGTCGCATCGGGCGGATTTTTCACTGGCGCGGGGCGTATCTTCAGTCGTGGATTGTCGATCCGGATTTCCCATTGACGTGGCAATTGCAGAAGGAGCACGCCGGGGCCGGGCCGCATTACGATTTGAATTCGCACAGCGTCGATCTGGCGCGCTTCCTCGTGGGCGACATCACGCGCGTCAGCGCGATGACGAGTCATTTCATCCGCCAGCGCCCGCTGCCGCCCAAAGGAGCGACGGCGTTCGCCGAGGGCGTCAAGGGCGGACCGAAGGGCGAAGTGACGGTCGATGATGCGGCGTTCATGACGGTTCAATTCGCCAACGGCGCGCTCGGCTCGTTCGAGTCATCGCGCTTCGCGCTGGGGCGCAAGAACTTCAACACGTTCGAAATCTACGGCTCCGAAGGCGCGGTGGCGTTCAACCTGGAGCGGATGAACGAACTGCAATATTTCGATCGGAAGGATTCGGCGGACGCGCACGGGTTTCGGACGATCATCGCGACCGAGCCGGTGCATGCGTACATGAAGCAGTGGTGGCCGCCGGGTCACATGATCGGGTATGAGCATGAGTTCACGCACGCGGTGGTGGATTTCGTGCATGCGATCACGCGCGGCGGGGGGATCAAGCCGGATTTTGAGGACGGCTGGCGCTGCATGCAGGTGCTCGAAGCGGGGCTGGCGTCGGCGGCGAGCGGGGAGCATGTTGATGTGGGCGCGGGGACTTAAGTCCCCGCGCTTCGGATGGATCAGGCGGATTTGCCGCGTGATGTCGGCGAAACTAGAATCTGCCCCAACGGCCGAAGTGGCGGAATTGGCAGACGCGACGGATTCAAAATCCGTTGGGGCTCACCCCCCGTGTGGGTTCGATTCCCACCTTCGGCATTCGTTCGATCATTTTGACGCCGGACCCGCCATCGGCTCCAACGGACCGACGTACCGGTCGGCGACGACGATGTGATCGAATTGCACGCGGACCGGCGACTCGGGATGGTTCACGCGGTTGCGTTTCTGGTTCTCCGGCGTGACGTAGTGCAGCAACCAGAAAAAATTCACTTTCAGGTCCGTATTCGTTCGGAAATTGAATCCCTCGAAGGGCGCCGCGTCGGCCTCGTCATCGGGCAACAGCGAAAAGCCCTCGCCGGTCCATCGGCCGCGCGGCGCGCCCTTCGCAAAATGCGCCGTGAGTTTTCCGTCGAGCCAGAGGGCCAGTTCGCCGTCGCGGCTGTCGGGGGTCGTGTTGAGCTTGATCATGAACTCGACGCATTGCCATCGCCCGTGCGGCACGGCGGCGGGAGTCACGGGACGCAAACCGTTGCCCCAGTATTTGCCATCGCCGGAGATTTTCATGTCATGCCAGTATGCGTAGAAGTTCCATTCGCCCGGCGGGGGCACGCGTCCGTTTTGACCGAAGGGTTCGATGCCGACGGTGATACGATCATCGCCGCGCGGCCGAACGCCCGCGCCGCCCTGCGGCCAGTTCGTCGCCGGCCGATACCCGCCCAGGTGTACGAAGTGATGCACATATCCGGCATCGTCGGGAAACTTCACATAGAAGCGCGCGAAAGCGACATCGAGGCCGCGCGATAGCTGCGTGTAAAGATGTCC is a genomic window of Planctomycetota bacterium containing:
- a CDS encoding helix-turn-helix domain-containing protein — protein: MATSTEVLRRRFFARLSDAGAIAALYDHLPTVFFYIKDDAGRFMHMNRALRRMLGVTQDRQIIGRTDYDLFRPELADQYVAEDREVAKARRTIADRVWLVPDASGVVRWFMSTKTPLVDRSGKAIGIAGVMQDIAGSGSVLGPYQQFAGVIAHVSEHFASTIHIADLAALAHLSVSQFVRRFKAQFGFTPARYVRQVRINAACRLLSETPMGLEHIAQRTGFFDASHFVKLFRKHLGQTPEAYRRRFAGRKKDRRRAHGLS
- a CDS encoding gfo/Idh/MocA family oxidoreductase, translating into MIVASKTLNVGMIGYNFMGKAHTQAWRNAPLYFDLDAAPVTKVICGRSREPLETFADRWGWQETSTDWRQVVERDDIDIIDVSTPTATHCQIAIAAAQAGKHVFCEKPFALSSDEARRMYEAAKAAGVVHYVNHNYRRCPAVMLAKKMIDDGRIGRIFHWRGAYLQSWIVDPDFPLTWQLQKEHAGAGPHYDLNSHSVDLARFLVGDITRVSAMTSHFIRQRPLPPKGATAFAEGVKGGPKGEVTVDDAAFMTVQFANGALGSFESSRFALGRKNFNTFEIYGSEGAVAFNLERMNELQYFDRKDSADAHGFRTIIATEPVHAYMKQWWPPGHMIGYEHEFTHAVVDFVHAITRGGGIKPDFEDGWRCMQVLEAGLASAASGEHVDVGAGT